In Methanothermococcus thermolithotrophicus DSM 2095, one DNA window encodes the following:
- a CDS encoding DUF515 domain-containing protein — translation MAEEEFSNKLKTLKTKSKRTSKIPPKQLKLALIVIVLFIIIFEAYNLYYVSKTKELQELDGNKQVAIDTINALFSKYPHDTQKAVFIGKIKQKDNIEDINKIIDEARDYIELKKYKEDAINQIKNSYGIYYNENTKAQELVRKITMAKTQQEVDELFRESNIENEVRTMLNEKLMKILSSDDEYYYIKMGDERRFMSKEDFVEFMKSLSISQLKELSVEPVSQLSKLTIVVSAKQCGKIPLSGDTILIYNKKDLQEPPEYAIVDSAYVILPSIGYSEQKSASSTVSDNGDTTSISSSSSISYSLDNLPGVLHATAADKLDYETIREKFGRYGEKLNKIEEDTQIFDENVDYLLIIIVPSEQVPNLISHNSEDLYIVQSTGGSL, via the coding sequence ATGGCTGAGGAAGAATTTAGCAATAAGTTGAAAACTTTAAAAACCAAATCCAAAAGAACATCAAAGATTCCTCCGAAACAGTTGAAATTGGCGTTAATAGTTATCGTATTGTTTATAATAATTTTTGAGGCTTATAACCTATATTATGTATCAAAAACCAAGGAACTTCAGGAATTGGATGGTAATAAGCAGGTGGCAATAGATACCATTAATGCTCTATTTTCAAAGTACCCCCATGATACTCAAAAGGCTGTGTTTATTGGTAAAATCAAACAAAAAGACAATATAGAAGACATAAACAAGATCATTGACGAAGCAAGGGATTACATAGAGCTGAAGAAATATAAAGAGGACGCCATCAATCAGATTAAAAATAGTTATGGGATATATTACAATGAAAACACAAAAGCTCAGGAATTGGTACGTAAAATAACAATGGCAAAAACTCAGCAAGAAGTTGATGAGCTATTCAGAGAATCAAATATTGAAAATGAAGTTAGGACCATGTTAAATGAAAAACTAATGAAAATATTATCTTCTGACGATGAATACTATTATATTAAAATGGGTGATGAGAGAAGATTCATGTCAAAAGAAGATTTCGTAGAGTTCATGAAGTCCTTAAGTATATCCCAACTTAAGGAGCTCAGTGTGGAACCAGTATCCCAATTAAGTAAACTTACAATAGTAGTTTCTGCAAAACAATGTGGTAAGATTCCACTTTCAGGAGATACCATTCTAATATACAACAAGAAAGATCTTCAAGAACCTCCAGAGTATGCGATTGTTGATTCTGCCTATGTTATACTTCCATCTATAGGATATTCAGAACAAAAATCAGCTTCAAGTACTGTAAGTGATAATGGAGATACTACCTCAATTTCAAGTTCATCATCGATATCATACAGTTTGGATAATTTACCGGGAGTTTTACATGCTACCGCCGCAGATAAACTTGACTATGAAACTATAAGGGAGAAATTTGGTAGATATGGTGAGAAACTAAATAAAATTGAAGAGGATACTCAAATCTTTGATGAAAACGTTGATTATTTACTAATTATAATAGTTCCTTCAGAACAGGTTCCTAACTTAATATCACATAATTCAGAAGATCTCTATATTGTGCAATCAACAGGTGGTAGTCTATGA